A genomic segment from Perognathus longimembris pacificus isolate PPM17 chromosome 15, ASM2315922v1, whole genome shotgun sequence encodes:
- the LOC125363988 gene encoding 60S ribosomal protein L26-like, whose amino-acid sequence MKFNPFVTSDRSKNQKRHFNAPSHIHRKTMSSPLSKELRQKYNVRSMPIRKDDEVQVVWGHYKGQQIGKVVQVYRKKYVIYIEQVQWEKANGTTVHVGIHPSKVVITRLKLDKDCKKILERKAKSRQVGKEKGKYKEETIETMQE is encoded by the coding sequence ATGAAGTTCAATCCCTTTGTCACTTCTGACCGAAGCAAGAACCAGAAAAGGCATTTCAATGCACCTTCCCACATTCACAGGAAGACTAtgtcttctcctctttccaaaGAGCTGAGACAGAAGTACAATGTGCGGTCTATGCCCATCCGAAAGGATGATGAGGTACAGGTTGTATGGGGACACTATAAAGGTCAGCAGATTGGCAAAGTGGTCCAGGTTTACAGAAAGAAGTATGTCATCTACATTGAACAGGTACAGTGGGAAAAGGCCAATGGCACCACTGTCCATGTGGGCATTCACCCCAGCAAGGTGGTTATCACCAGGCTGAAACTGGACAAAGACTGCAAAAAGATCCTGGAACGGAAAGCCAAGTCCCGCcaagtaggaaaggaaaagggcaaATATAAGGAAGAAACAATTGAAACGATGCAGGAATGA